The window CCCAAGGGGCTATCGGCCACTGGTGCCACTAAAATGATGCCGGGAATTGCGCCGGAATCTGGCGAAGCGTTGGTCATGGGGCCCTGGAGCAAGAATGACAGCCCCCATAACTATAGGCGCTGACCCGGAGGCGCAGAACAGTCACCGTCAATAAGCACCCTGCGGTGGGGCAGAGGATAAGCATCCTAGTTGGGGCTAAGCCCTGCCATGCTGCCCTCGGTCAAGGGCATAGTGCCTCAGTTATAGCGCTCCCTAATCAATTCATGGTTGAATCGGGGAAAACCGGATCAACTGCATCACCGGATAGCTTGAGGGCTGATTTCGCTGATTGGCGGTTTCTAGAACGGGTTTTGGTCTATGGCAGCGTGCGACAACAATCCGTTTCTGGTCCTGAAAGCCCGGCTGGTGGTGGCGACGTTTTTTGCTATTTTCATCGGCTGGCTCATGGTGTTGGGCACTCTGGGGGCCCTAGAGCTGTTGCCCCTGGAGGGCGATGACCCAATTTTGGCGCCCATCCTCTACAGCCTAATTTTTTTGGGCCTGTGCGGATCGATCTTGCTGGCGGCCCGGCGATCGGGCTTGCCCCTCAACCTGGCGGCGCTGCTGGGCTCTTGGCCTAGACGGCTGGCTTGGGTGCAGCTGCTGTGGCTGGTGGCGGGAGTGTTTCTGTTTTCGCTGGGGGCGTTTCAAGTGTCGTACCTAGGTTTGTCCGTGGTGGCTCCGGGGCTGGTGGAGGCCACGCTGCGGCAGTCGCTGCTGCTATCGGCTGACCAAGCGACGGATCCGAGTCTCTATAACGGGCTGATGCTGTTTTCGGTGTTGGTGGTGGCTCCCATTACCGAGGAGTTCATTTTTCGTGGTGTGCTGCTGCACCGCTGGGGGATGAAGTGGGGGGTGCGCCCGGCCATTGTGTTGACCTCGGTGCTGTTTGGGGTGCTGCACTCCAATTTGATCGGGCTGTTTGTGTTTGGGGTGGTGATGTCGCTGCTGTACCTGAGTACGCGATCGCTGCTGGTGCCCATGGCCGCCCACGCGATCAACAATGCGATCGCCTCAGGCATAGACGTTCTCTCTAACCAGCCCACCGCCAACACTATCGACACCCTGGCGGAGTTTCGCGCCAGCTGGTGGCTGGGGGTGCTCTGCTTGCTGGTGTCGGCTCCCTGGGTTTTGCGCTATGTGGTCTATCACTGGCCCAAGCATCGGGCGCTGCTGCCCTACTTCGCTAACCAAGGTTGCCGCCGCCACCCTGAGTAATACCACCGGCCTTGCCCTTCCCTGCCTGGGGAAAGTTGGCCAGGTTACGTAATTCCCTGGACGCCGCCAGGGTCGAAACCGAAGAGAATAAATTTAATTCTGAAGAACGCATGCAGGTCAGCTCAGCGGCTCACTTGGGGGCATTTGAACCTAAGAGCTGGTTTGTTTGAGAAAGCGTCCTTACAGGTAAATGTGTCTGACTCCAGGGGGCTTTCAGGGGTCAGACACTTTTATTTTTGGGGTGGTCCACAGAGGTGGACGCCTTGGTTGTGTGGTTCCGTAGCAGCGTCCTTCTCCTTTGGGAGGGGGACGTTGCTGTTTTGGGGCCTGAGGCTGTGATAGTCAAAGACTGGCGAAAGGCCAACGCAGGGGGGGGAATCTGCCCTACAGTGGGCTATGGAAAACTCGCCTACTGCTCCGGAGTCTGCCGTTGCCTCAGCTCAATCGCGCCCAGCCGCCCCTTGGCTTTATTCCGCCCCGCTACAAGTCCTGGGTGGTGCAGGGCTGCTATATCGTGCTGCCCCTGATGCTGCGGCTGCGGCTGCGGCCCTGGCTGCCGGCGGGCATTTGGCCGGTGACCTGCCACAATCCTGAGGTGTTGGCGGATTGCTTTCGTCAATTTCAGACGGGCAAAATTCGGCTGATGATGGCCTTTCGCCACAGCCAGGTTGACGATCCGTTGTGCCTGTCGTATCTGTTTTCGCGACTGGTGCCTCGGGCGGCCCGTCAGCGCGGTTTTAGCCTCAAGCGACCGCTGCACAGCTTTTTTATGTACGACCGGGGCATGCCTCTCTGGGCAGGGCGCTGGCTAGGCTGGTTTTTCGCCGCCATTGGGGGCATTCCGGTGCACCGGGGTCGGCGGCTTGACCTTAAGGCCCTGAAGGCGGTGCGCGAACGGATGATGAATGCGCCGCTGCCGGTGACGATTGCCCCCGAGGGCGCCACCAATGGTCACGGCGAAGTGATCAGCGACCTGGAACCGGGCACGGCTCAGCTGGCCTTTTGGGCGGTAGAAGATCTGCAAAAAGCGGGGCGTTCGGAGCAGGTGCTGCTGCTGCCGGTGGGGCTGCGCTACATCTACCCCCGCCCCGACTGGGCGGCCTTGAATCGGCTGCTGGCCCAGCTAGAGGCTGATTGTGGCTTGCCGGTGCAGTCGTTTAGTGAGCCGACGGCCATGGGGCCAGAAGACTACTATCCTCGGCTGCTGACCCTGGGGCGGCACCTGCTGGGCCGGTTAGAGCAGTTTTACCAGCAGTTCTATAATCTGTCGCCAGCTGCCGAGCCCGAAGATTCTGAACATCCCGCCGCGATCGCCCAGCGGTTGAGCCCCTTGTTAGACGGCTCGCTCAAGATCGGGGAGCGATTCTTTGGCCTACCCCATACGGGAACTTTGGTGACCCGCTGCCGCCGCCTCGAAGAAGCGGGGTGGGCCTATATTTACCGCGAAGACATTGCTGACCTGAAGCAGCTCTCAGCCTTCGATCGCGGCTTGGCCAACTGGATGTCGGAGGAAGCCACGCTGCACATGCGGCATATGCGCTTAGTAGAAAGCTTTGTGGCGGTGACGGGCACCTACGTAAAAGACAAGCCTACCTTTGAGCGCTTTGCTGAAACTACCCTGATTCTCTTTGACTTGGTGGAGCGGGTGAAGGGGACAAGGGTGCCCAAACGTCCCCAGCTGGGTACTCGCCAGGCGGTGATCAGTTTGGGGGAGCCGATGAATATTAACGATCGCTGGTCTGACTATGCCGAGTCACGGCGATCGGCGAAGGCTGCGGTGGAGACGTTAACGGCGGATATTCAAGCGGCAATGGAGGAGCTAATTCTGACGGCTGATGCCGCTGGGGGAGAGGCGTCATGACCCAGAAGTCTAACTTTGTGGAATGGCCGAGCCGCTATGACTGCTGAATTGCAAAACGATCGCCAAACCGGCTTGGTGGTGGGTGCTAGCCAAGGCATTGGACTAGGCTTTGTGCGGCAACTGCTGGCCGATGGGCGCTTCGAGCGGGTGTATGGCACCTACCGTCGGCCCGATACGGCCCAGGGGCTGTTAGCACTGGTCGAACAGTCGCCTCAGCTGGTTTGTCTGCCGGTAGATGTTACCGATGAGGCCACGATTGAGGGGGCGATCGCCCACATTCAAACCTTGACCCCGCGGCTGCACCGGGCGGTGTACTGCGTGGGGGTGCTCCACGACGGCGACTTTCAGCCTGAAAAGAGCCTGCGGCAGCTCACCAGCGAAAACTTGATGCGATCGTTTCAGACCAATGCCTTTGGGGCGGTGCTGTTGGCCAAGCACCTGATGCCTCTGCTGAAGCACGACCAGCCCAGTATTTTTGCCGCTGTATCGGCCAAGGTAGGCAGCATTGGCGACAACCGCTTGGGGGGCTGGTATGGGTACCGGGCTTCTAAGGCAGCGCTGAATATGTTCATGAAAACGGCCTCGCTTGAGTACGCCCGCCGTAGCCCCAATACCACTCTGGCTCTGCTGCACCCCGGCACCACCGACACCCGCCTGTCGGAGCCCTTTCAGCGGGGGGTGCCGCCGGAGAAACTGTTCTCGGTGGAGCGCACGGTAGCACAGCTCATGGCGGTGATGGATGGCCTCACCCCCGCCGATAGCGGCGAGTTTTTTAGCTGGGATGGCAGTCGCCTGCCGTGGTAGAGCCAGGCTGCCACAGATCTCTGGGGTTGTTGCTGGCTGGCTCGGGGGCTATTCTTAGGCCAAGGACCGGCATTTAGGAATAGTTGGGGAAGGACGCTCCATGGCTCTAAACCTTATGGATCTGCAATTGTTGGAGAGCATTGGCTTGGGCCTGGGCCTAGGGGTTGCCGCCGGATTTCGCGTAGTGGTGCCCTTTTGGGTGCTGAGTGCCGCCGCCCTATTTGGCCATCTACAGCTGACTAGCGGCATGACCTGGCTGAGCAGCACTACCGCCTTTGTTAGCCTTTCCATTGCTCTAGTGGTCGAAATTTTGGCCTACAGCGTGCCCTGGCTCGACAATGTGATCGATACCGTAGCGCTACCGGTGGCGGCAGTGGCGGGCACGCTGCTGATGGCGATCGCGGCTAACCAGCTTGACCCTTTTGCCCAGTGGAGCGTTGCGATCGTGGCCGGGGGCGGAGCCGCTGCCACGGTGAAAGGGTTGAATGGTCTGACCCGGCTAGTCTCCACAGCCACTACGGGCGGCGCCACGAACCTGATCATTGCTGGGGTGGAGCTGGTAGGGG is drawn from Leptolyngbya subtilissima AS-A7 and contains these coding sequences:
- a CDS encoding CPBP family intramembrane glutamic endopeptidase — protein: MAACDNNPFLVLKARLVVATFFAIFIGWLMVLGTLGALELLPLEGDDPILAPILYSLIFLGLCGSILLAARRSGLPLNLAALLGSWPRRLAWVQLLWLVAGVFLFSLGAFQVSYLGLSVVAPGLVEATLRQSLLLSADQATDPSLYNGLMLFSVLVVAPITEEFIFRGVLLHRWGMKWGVRPAIVLTSVLFGVLHSNLIGLFVFGVVMSLLYLSTRSLLVPMAAHAINNAIASGIDVLSNQPTANTIDTLAEFRASWWLGVLCLLVSAPWVLRYVVYHWPKHRALLPYFANQGCRRHPE
- a CDS encoding lysophospholipid acyltransferase family protein yields the protein MPQLNRAQPPLGFIPPRYKSWVVQGCYIVLPLMLRLRLRPWLPAGIWPVTCHNPEVLADCFRQFQTGKIRLMMAFRHSQVDDPLCLSYLFSRLVPRAARQRGFSLKRPLHSFFMYDRGMPLWAGRWLGWFFAAIGGIPVHRGRRLDLKALKAVRERMMNAPLPVTIAPEGATNGHGEVISDLEPGTAQLAFWAVEDLQKAGRSEQVLLLPVGLRYIYPRPDWAALNRLLAQLEADCGLPVQSFSEPTAMGPEDYYPRLLTLGRHLLGRLEQFYQQFYNLSPAAEPEDSEHPAAIAQRLSPLLDGSLKIGERFFGLPHTGTLVTRCRRLEEAGWAYIYREDIADLKQLSAFDRGLANWMSEEATLHMRHMRLVESFVAVTGTYVKDKPTFERFAETTLILFDLVERVKGTRVPKRPQLGTRQAVISLGEPMNINDRWSDYAESRRSAKAAVETLTADIQAAMEELILTADAAGGEAS
- a CDS encoding SDR family NAD(P)-dependent oxidoreductase encodes the protein MTAELQNDRQTGLVVGASQGIGLGFVRQLLADGRFERVYGTYRRPDTAQGLLALVEQSPQLVCLPVDVTDEATIEGAIAHIQTLTPRLHRAVYCVGVLHDGDFQPEKSLRQLTSENLMRSFQTNAFGAVLLAKHLMPLLKHDQPSIFAAVSAKVGSIGDNRLGGWYGYRASKAALNMFMKTASLEYARRSPNTTLALLHPGTTDTRLSEPFQRGVPPEKLFSVERTVAQLMAVMDGLTPADSGEFFSWDGSRLPW
- a CDS encoding DUF4126 domain-containing protein; translation: MALNLMDLQLLESIGLGLGLGVAAGFRVVVPFWVLSAAALFGHLQLTSGMTWLSSTTAFVSLSIALVVEILAYSVPWLDNVIDTVALPVAAVAGTLLMAIAANQLDPFAQWSVAIVAGGGAAATVKGLNGLTRLVSTATTGGATNLIIAGVELVGAIVISLLALVAPIVMFVLVLAVFILLVRFAIKAFYRSKKAAPEVE